From the genome of Tindallia californiensis, one region includes:
- a CDS encoding PAS domain-containing protein has product MLEILGYTAEEMTSDTFEYASIVHPKDYEEAKKEVVKHTEKGSNSYQQIYRLKTKGGAYRWFYDQTQCIVNQNGEVVERRGYLMDQTPLKEAEEQASQKQKELDRYFESSLDLLCIANVKGEFVRLNPEWGKVLGYPKEKLEGKLFLDFVHPDDMEKTLEAIQDLSNQREVVKFENRYRSADGSYRWIEWRSRPEGELIYAVARDITDRIDYQEKLKDYQSRLSQAQLFTKAGIWEYNIQKSTLEWSPECEALFGLEKGTFEGTFEAFMGFVHPEDRDYVTRMNRPVIELKEGTSLRYEHRIIKTTGEILWVQETAGVIRDSEGEPNKITGFVIDITENKEKEKTLREREKQLEMFFNQSFHGFFFCMLDEPIEWNETIEKDKVLEYALDHQRMTKVNKAVLDQYGAKEEDFLGITVRELFQHDLHHAREIWHGLFDKGRWHVETKEQKMNGTPIIIDGEYTCLYDEKGRITGHFGVQMDVMEQKKAQQQLEENEKRLELKNQELKKASQDAQAATKAKSQFLANMSHEIRTPMNGILGFLQLLEETETDQQQSKYIDYIKTSSETLLILINDILDVSKIESGKMELESISFDLRSTIEDAIIPQSHRAHSKNIELHLYIHPYLPGQVKGDPTRIRQIISNLVSNAVKFTATGSVTVECRLLEKKKKNARVVIVITDTGIGISEQAQQTLFNSFTQADPSNTREYGGSGLGLTITRDLVQLMKGDITVKSSLGEGSTFTVTLPLEIDSTSVPNLVDHQLLKGKHIVVVDDTTSNREMFRNYLEEAGCLVTEASRGSETIEILLKLSGQNQNVHGVLIDQQMPGMGGDDLAIALKAIPDTKEIPLCLITSVVTANNAQLAKEKGFQAYLTKPLRRRDLLDAVASMLFQEKEERQQEQNLITRHSIREARDHEKSSVLVVEDQAVNRALAVQLLSNRGMRCEVAVNGKEAVEACRSNHYDLVLMDVQMPVMDGLEATRQIRKLDIIQQPRIAAMTAHAMKEDEEKCLAAGMDAYLSKPIDFDEVNALLQENMALTQVKKETGKEVKPDNLGQQVLEKIMKDTGFDKDFVSSLLKEGIQGCLESAKTVLLAMEKDDFDEVKAQLHSIKGVAANLRLHSVALWAEEGEKQVEKKEKEAISQSVTKIQNCLWEIADKKDEEIGEKN; this is encoded by the coding sequence GTGCTGGAAATTCTAGGGTATACAGCGGAAGAAATGACCTCAGATACATTTGAGTATGCGTCTATTGTACATCCGAAAGATTATGAAGAAGCTAAGAAGGAAGTGGTTAAACACACAGAAAAGGGAAGTAATTCCTATCAGCAAATCTATCGGTTGAAAACAAAGGGTGGTGCTTACCGCTGGTTTTATGATCAGACTCAGTGCATTGTGAATCAAAATGGTGAAGTAGTTGAAAGACGTGGCTATTTAATGGATCAAACACCACTAAAAGAAGCGGAAGAGCAGGCATCCCAAAAACAAAAAGAACTGGACCGATATTTTGAGAGTAGTTTAGACCTTTTATGTATTGCAAATGTAAAGGGAGAATTTGTTCGCCTTAACCCGGAATGGGGGAAAGTGCTGGGTTATCCGAAAGAGAAACTGGAAGGAAAATTATTTCTAGACTTTGTTCATCCTGATGATATGGAGAAAACCTTAGAAGCGATTCAAGACCTTTCGAATCAGCGAGAGGTGGTTAAATTTGAAAACAGATATCGTTCGGCGGATGGCTCTTACCGATGGATTGAATGGAGAAGTCGGCCGGAAGGTGAATTAATATATGCCGTTGCCCGTGATATAACCGATAGGATTGATTATCAGGAAAAACTTAAAGACTATCAATCTCGACTGTCGCAGGCCCAACTATTTACCAAAGCAGGAATATGGGAATACAACATTCAAAAATCAACTTTAGAATGGTCGCCGGAATGCGAAGCGTTATTTGGACTGGAAAAAGGAACTTTTGAAGGCACCTTTGAAGCATTTATGGGATTTGTTCATCCAGAGGACAGGGACTATGTCACACGGATGAATCGGCCGGTTATAGAACTTAAAGAAGGGACATCCTTAAGATATGAGCATCGTATCATAAAAACAACAGGAGAAATTCTCTGGGTTCAGGAAACGGCTGGAGTGATCCGGGACTCAGAAGGCGAACCAAATAAAATAACAGGTTTTGTCATAGATATAACAGAAAATAAAGAAAAAGAAAAAACGTTAAGAGAAAGAGAAAAACAGCTGGAAATGTTCTTCAATCAATCTTTTCATGGTTTTTTCTTTTGCATGCTTGATGAGCCGATAGAATGGAATGAAACGATTGAAAAAGATAAAGTCTTGGAGTATGCATTAGATCATCAAAGAATGACGAAGGTTAATAAGGCCGTACTGGATCAATATGGAGCTAAGGAAGAAGATTTTCTTGGTATTACGGTTAGGGAATTGTTTCAACATGACCTGCATCATGCTAGAGAAATATGGCATGGTCTTTTTGACAAAGGGCGCTGGCATGTTGAAACAAAGGAGCAAAAAATGAATGGAACACCGATTATTATTGATGGCGAATACACCTGTCTCTACGATGAAAAAGGGCGCATTACCGGTCACTTTGGCGTACAGATGGATGTGATGGAACAAAAGAAAGCTCAACAACAGTTAGAGGAAAATGAAAAAAGGCTGGAGCTAAAAAATCAGGAACTAAAGAAGGCTAGTCAGGATGCACAGGCAGCTACAAAGGCAAAGAGTCAGTTTTTAGCCAATATGAGCCACGAAATCAGGACTCCAATGAATGGGATTCTAGGATTCTTGCAACTTCTGGAAGAAACAGAAACGGATCAACAACAGAGCAAATATATCGATTATATTAAAACTTCCAGTGAAACCTTATTAATCTTGATAAATGATATTTTAGATGTGAGCAAAATTGAGTCGGGTAAAATGGAATTAGAGTCTATTTCGTTTGATCTTCGTTCGACAATTGAAGATGCTATTATTCCTCAAAGCCATCGTGCTCATAGCAAAAATATAGAACTTCATCTGTATATTCATCCTTACTTACCCGGACAGGTAAAGGGTGACCCGACAAGAATACGACAAATTATTAGCAATCTAGTTAGCAATGCTGTGAAATTCACCGCTACTGGTAGCGTGACAGTAGAATGCCGGCTTTTAGAGAAAAAAAAGAAAAATGCTAGGGTGGTGATTGTGATCACCGATACTGGAATAGGCATATCAGAACAAGCACAGCAAACACTTTTTAATAGCTTTACCCAGGCGGATCCTTCCAATACCCGAGAGTACGGTGGTAGTGGGTTGGGACTTACGATTACCAGAGATTTAGTTCAACTGATGAAGGGTGATATTACAGTGAAAAGCTCTCTGGGAGAAGGGAGTACCTTTACGGTTACACTGCCTCTAGAAATAGATAGTACGTCAGTGCCTAACCTTGTAGATCATCAGCTATTAAAGGGGAAGCATATCGTCGTTGTGGATGATACGACCAGTAATCGGGAAATGTTTCGTAACTACCTGGAAGAAGCCGGTTGTTTGGTAACAGAGGCGAGCAGGGGAAGTGAAACGATTGAAATCCTTTTGAAACTTTCCGGGCAGAACCAAAATGTTCATGGCGTTTTGATAGATCAACAAATGCCCGGTATGGGTGGAGATGACTTAGCCATAGCACTTAAGGCGATTCCAGATACGAAAGAGATACCGCTGTGTTTAATTACGTCTGTCGTCACAGCAAATAATGCTCAACTGGCAAAAGAAAAAGGGTTTCAAGCTTATTTGACAAAACCTCTGAGAAGAAGAGATTTACTTGATGCCGTTGCTTCTATGCTATTTCAAGAGAAGGAAGAAAGGCAACAGGAACAGAACCTGATCACTCGGCATAGTATTAGGGAGGCACGTGATCATGAAAAATCAAGCGTTCTAGTGGTAGAAGATCAGGCTGTTAACCGCGCCTTAGCTGTTCAATTATTGAGTAATAGAGGCATGCGTTGTGAAGTAGCCGTAAATGGCAAAGAAGCGGTAGAAGCTTGTCGTAGCAATCATTATGACTTAGTATTAATGGATGTACAAATGCCGGTAATGGATGGATTGGAAGCTACTCGACAGATTCGGAAATTAGATATTATCCAGCAACCACGAATTGCAGCAATGACAGCCCATGCTATGAAGGAAGATGAAGAAAAATGCTTAGCGGCTGGTATGGATGCCTATTTATCAAAACCAATAGACTTTGATGAGGTAAATGCTCTTTTGCAGGAAAATATGGCTTTGACGCAGGTGAAAAAGGAAACAGGTAAAGAAGTGAAGCCTGATAATCTTGGACAGCAAGTATTGGAAAAGATAATGAAGGATACTGGTTTTGATAAGGATTTTGTATCGTCTCTTTTGAAAGAAGGCATTCAAGGGTGTTTGGAGAGCGCAAAAACAGTTTTGCTAGCAATGGAAAAAGATGATTTTGATGAAGTGAAAGCTCAATTGCACAGCATCAAAGGAGTGGCTGCAAATCTTAGATTGCATTCAGTCGCTCTATGGGCAGAAGAAGGAGAGAAACAGGTAGAAAAAAAGGAAAAAGAAGCCATTTCTCAATCAGTAACGAAAATTCAAAATTGCCTATGGGAGATCGCTGACAAGAAGGATGAAGAGATTGGTGAAAAAAATTAA
- a CDS encoding response regulator produces MDYQVWSHILLELALSVSGEQELKKLLKKSSRAFLNRLGSVYIGFYQWEQQGAERILSLPRRAADNPTFQKGTLEIERRLIEGHELEVVIANEEYYFYGYPLKNIGFLILAQTELLSKQLVYELTPIVDMLAQNMRACLESEKRKEMETALQNERSFLKALINTIPDIIFFKDDKGTYQLVNQAAGKLIGKLPDEIIGKTDENLHLFEKAKAFRERDLMVMKSGEIHFSESFYENQWNEEVPYETLLTPFYGQTRTLQGIIGVSRNVTERKKYEEAMDARIRFQYLLMHLATDFMNVTINNIDEAIDQALYQAGKYTEVDRAYVFEYDFDAGIMNNTHEWCKEGISASIDILQNIPCKDFMEGWVREHQQGKTVYIESVEKLKEGSLLKEILNQQAIKSLLTIPILMEKKCLGFIGFDSVKKEKKWIEDEIVLLKVMAELFSNVWIRKKREMDLIVAREEAEKANVAKSEFLANMSHEIRTPLNGIVSMLYLLQDADLSIEQREYVNTANDSIDSLLSIINNILDLSRIEAGYYEANEEIFNLEAEIDRMIAIVSKKVQEKGLVIGTKYPEDVNRLFKGDRMRIRQVLLNLIGNAIKFTAKGHIKIHCKEEIQDEKSSRLSIAVEDTGIGIAEDRKERIFGKFEQGDASTSKKYEGTGLGLAISKKLAEMMGGDILVDSQLHHGAIFTFIITLQRVKWIEQEITTPIVAVEKWKEKEISEKNISILLVDDHKSNRKAAKMILEKRGYQVIEAEEGYEAIEKIQKIPVDLVLMDIQMPVIDGYETTRRIRDLKGRYSTIPIVALTANATTTDREKSLEVGMNDHLPKPFQPKKLQEMVMKYVRKDQESGKNVSLKNKELQLEEPMVFDAEAFWERYEKDFEMASVVLEAFCEDLNQQLDKWDHDVDKENMKVIMEEAHNLKGASAYASALSVNKKAVELMEVAEQQDVESVKKIVKALWVEKGKFEKQISLWIRSFS; encoded by the coding sequence ATGGATTATCAAGTGTGGAGTCATATTTTATTGGAGTTGGCACTTTCGGTGAGTGGTGAGCAGGAATTGAAAAAGCTTCTTAAAAAATCATCCCGAGCCTTTTTGAATCGCTTAGGAAGTGTGTATATTGGCTTTTACCAATGGGAGCAACAGGGAGCGGAAAGGATACTGTCACTACCAAGAAGGGCTGCCGATAACCCGACGTTTCAAAAAGGCACATTAGAAATTGAAAGAAGATTGATAGAGGGACACGAGTTAGAAGTAGTGATAGCAAATGAGGAATACTACTTTTATGGATACCCATTAAAAAACATTGGTTTCTTAATACTGGCACAGACAGAGCTTCTTTCGAAACAACTGGTCTATGAGTTAACGCCTATTGTGGATATGTTAGCACAAAACATGAGAGCCTGCCTGGAAAGTGAAAAGCGTAAAGAAATGGAGACAGCCCTTCAAAATGAAAGAAGCTTCTTGAAGGCATTGATTAATACCATACCGGATATTATCTTCTTTAAGGATGATAAAGGAACTTATCAGTTAGTGAATCAGGCAGCAGGAAAATTGATAGGTAAATTACCAGATGAAATTATAGGCAAAACAGATGAAAATCTTCACCTTTTTGAAAAAGCAAAGGCTTTTCGGGAAAGAGATCTTATGGTGATGAAATCGGGAGAAATACATTTTTCAGAGTCTTTTTATGAAAACCAATGGAATGAAGAAGTACCTTATGAAACCTTATTGACGCCGTTTTATGGTCAAACCCGTACGCTTCAGGGAATTATAGGAGTTTCCCGAAATGTAACGGAAAGAAAAAAATATGAAGAAGCGATGGATGCCAGAATAAGATTCCAGTATTTACTAATGCATTTAGCAACGGATTTTATGAATGTGACGATCAATAATATAGATGAAGCGATAGATCAAGCCTTGTATCAAGCTGGAAAATATACGGAGGTTGATCGAGCCTATGTGTTTGAATATGATTTTGATGCCGGAATCATGAACAATACCCATGAATGGTGCAAAGAAGGGATTTCTGCTTCTATAGACATTTTGCAGAACATTCCTTGTAAAGATTTTATGGAAGGATGGGTTCGTGAACATCAACAAGGAAAAACCGTATACATAGAGAGTGTGGAAAAGTTGAAGGAAGGAAGTTTATTAAAGGAAATATTAAATCAACAAGCAATAAAGAGTTTATTGACAATTCCGATTTTAATGGAGAAAAAATGTCTTGGATTTATTGGGTTTGATAGTGTAAAGAAAGAAAAAAAATGGATAGAAGATGAAATTGTATTATTAAAAGTTATGGCAGAATTGTTTTCGAATGTGTGGATCAGAAAAAAAAGAGAGATGGATTTAATTGTAGCCAGAGAAGAAGCGGAAAAAGCAAATGTGGCAAAATCGGAGTTTTTAGCAAATATGAGCCATGAAATTAGAACTCCATTAAATGGGATTGTATCCATGCTTTATTTATTGCAAGACGCGGATTTGAGTATAGAGCAGCGAGAGTATGTTAATACGGCTAATGACTCTATCGATTCTCTTTTGTCTATTATTAATAATATTTTGGATTTATCCAGAATTGAAGCTGGATATTATGAGGCTAATGAAGAAATCTTTAACTTGGAAGCGGAGATTGACCGCATGATTGCAATTGTTTCTAAAAAAGTTCAGGAAAAAGGACTGGTAATCGGTACGAAGTATCCTGAAGACGTGAATCGCCTATTTAAGGGGGATCGTATGAGGATACGGCAAGTCCTCTTGAATTTAATTGGAAATGCTATAAAATTTACGGCAAAAGGACATATTAAAATACACTGCAAGGAAGAAATACAAGACGAAAAGAGTAGCAGGCTTTCTATTGCTGTAGAAGATACAGGTATTGGGATTGCTGAAGATCGGAAGGAAAGAATATTTGGTAAATTTGAGCAAGGTGATGCATCCACTTCAAAAAAATACGAAGGGACAGGACTAGGACTAGCTATTTCTAAAAAATTGGCAGAAATGATGGGTGGAGATATTCTGGTAGATAGTCAGTTGCATCATGGAGCTATTTTTACCTTTATCATTACCTTGCAAAGAGTGAAGTGGATAGAGCAAGAAATCACCACTCCGATTGTAGCCGTAGAAAAATGGAAAGAAAAGGAAATATCAGAAAAAAACATCAGTATCCTACTGGTTGATGACCACAAGAGCAATCGGAAAGCAGCAAAAATGATATTAGAGAAAAGAGGATATCAAGTTATTGAGGCGGAAGAAGGATATGAAGCGATAGAAAAAATTCAGAAAATACCGGTGGATTTAGTGTTGATGGATATTCAAATGCCCGTTATCGATGGTTATGAAACTACCCGCCGCATACGCGACTTAAAAGGACGTTACTCGACAATTCCTATTGTTGCCCTAACAGCGAATGCAACAACGACAGACAGGGAAAAATCCTTAGAAGTTGGAATGAATGATCATCTTCCCAAGCCATTTCAGCCCAAAAAACTTCAGGAAATGGTGATGAAATATGTAAGGAAGGATCAAGAATCCGGGAAGAATGTTAGCCTGAAGAACAAAGAATTACAGCTTGAAGAACCGATGGTTTTTGATGCGGAAGCGTTCTGGGAAAGGTATGAAAAAGACTTTGAAATGGCTTCTGTTGTCTTGGAAGCATTTTGTGAAGATCTGAATCAACAATTAGATAAATGGGACCATGATGTGGATAAAGAAAATATGAAGGTCATTATGGAAGAAGCTCATAACTTAAAAGGAGCCAGTGCTTATGCAAGCGCACTTTCGGTGAATAAAAAAGCCGTGGAACTTATGGAAGTAGCAGAACAGCAAGATGTAGAATCGGTGAAAAAGATCGTGAAGGCTTTGTGGGTTGAAAAAGGAAAGTTTGAAAAACAGATTAGTTTATGGATCAGGAGCTTTTCTTAA
- a CDS encoding FIST signal transduction protein produces MKKLIDTTGEAKALCEMIHQFNDDPEVRSIMILCCDENGITAESVEKTLKQCHKSLWGGIFPKILEGSQVMEKGSILIGFSQESEVVTITGLSNPEEEYESIMEPLYNPSLEEKTMFVYVDGLSTRIADLKDALFDSIGLEPNYIGGGAGSLSFERKPCIFTKEGLLADVAIIASVDIRSGVGVAHGWKPVTDMIRVTQAEQNRIMSLNWRPAFEVYREIVEQQSGKKFVDTAFFELAKAYPLGIQKVAGEMIVRDPIKTLEDGSIICVGEVPVNTFISVLTGDTESLLEGASEARLRAEESYQNYLREVEKKKYATVFIDCISRVLFLENDFKKELECVQTQGLMIGALTLGEIANTGKTYLEFYNKTSVVGLMED; encoded by the coding sequence GTGAAAAAATTAATCGATACTACGGGAGAGGCAAAGGCTTTATGTGAGATGATTCATCAGTTTAACGATGATCCGGAGGTTCGGTCGATAATGATTCTCTGCTGTGACGAAAACGGGATAACAGCAGAAAGTGTGGAAAAAACACTGAAGCAGTGTCATAAATCTCTGTGGGGAGGCATTTTTCCTAAAATATTGGAAGGCAGTCAGGTGATGGAAAAAGGATCGATTTTGATTGGTTTTTCTCAGGAATCAGAAGTGGTGACGATTACTGGTCTTAGCAATCCGGAAGAGGAATATGAATCAATAATGGAGCCTTTGTATAATCCTTCTTTAGAAGAAAAAACCATGTTTGTTTATGTTGACGGACTGAGCACACGAATTGCTGATTTGAAAGATGCTTTATTTGACAGCATTGGTCTGGAACCCAACTATATCGGTGGTGGGGCCGGGTCCCTGTCTTTTGAAAGGAAACCATGTATTTTCACAAAAGAAGGTTTGTTAGCAGATGTAGCTATTATTGCTTCAGTGGATATTAGGAGTGGGGTAGGAGTGGCTCATGGGTGGAAACCAGTGACGGATATGATTAGGGTAACACAGGCAGAACAAAACAGAATCATGAGCTTGAACTGGAGGCCTGCTTTTGAGGTTTATCGTGAAATTGTTGAACAGCAATCTGGCAAAAAATTTGTTGATACAGCGTTTTTTGAGTTGGCTAAAGCATATCCACTGGGGATTCAGAAAGTTGCCGGAGAAATGATTGTAAGAGATCCAATAAAAACATTAGAAGATGGTTCCATTATCTGTGTAGGAGAAGTGCCGGTAAACACCTTTATTTCGGTTCTCACAGGAGATACCGAGTCTCTCTTGGAAGGAGCATCTGAGGCCAGGCTCCGCGCGGAAGAATCTTATCAAAACTATTTAAGGGAAGTGGAAAAGAAAAAATACGCAACGGTTTTTATTGATTGTATTTCGAGAGTATTATTCTTAGAAAATGATTTTAAGAAGGAATTGGAATGTGTTCAAACCCAAGGACTCATGATAGGAGCATTAACCTTAGGGGAAATTGCTAACACAGGAAAAACCTACTTGGAATTTTATAACAAGACTTCTGTGGTAGGGCTAATGGAGGATTAA
- a CDS encoding GNAT family N-acetyltransferase, producing the protein MVKIQTYCQEAHIWDLLKIVQINRGSGYKCVKELEDTLNRSVVFVATYEGEIAGFVAFRMCPLEEAVLVEGAVKHFEKRLTFAVGGHLVGSINLLVVDQGFQKKGIGRKLMEKVLEELKGKVSAVFLQAWNNPNNPAVEPLMHSQGFKTWKVYEGFYRKHKVGIAAQCPACPGVCQCSMTIYYRWLND; encoded by the coding sequence ATGGTAAAAATCCAAACATACTGTCAGGAAGCACATATATGGGATTTATTAAAAATTGTTCAAATTAACAGAGGTTCCGGCTATAAATGTGTAAAGGAACTGGAGGATACTTTAAATCGTTCCGTTGTTTTTGTTGCTACATATGAAGGAGAAATCGCTGGATTTGTTGCTTTTAGGATGTGTCCCCTGGAAGAAGCTGTTTTGGTAGAAGGAGCCGTTAAACATTTTGAAAAGCGGCTCACCTTTGCTGTTGGAGGTCATCTGGTAGGAAGCATTAACCTGTTGGTAGTAGATCAAGGCTTTCAGAAAAAAGGCATTGGCCGAAAGCTGATGGAAAAAGTACTGGAAGAACTAAAGGGTAAGGTGAGTGCTGTCTTTTTACAAGCTTGGAATAACCCTAATAATCCGGCCGTTGAACCACTAATGCATTCTCAAGGATTTAAGACCTGGAAAGTCTACGAAGGATTTTACCGAAAACATAAAGTTGGTATTGCGGCTCAATGTCCTGCATGTCCTGGAGTTTGCCAATGCAGCATGACGATTTATTATCGTTGGTTAAACGATTAG
- a CDS encoding PAS domain S-box protein produces the protein MSKGNYSDKDWLINLPEAYAYHQIIVDQQGKPVDYVFLQVNPAFEEMTGLRREDILGRRVREVMPSIVTGSFNWIDAFGDVAQTGKKQYFKQYSQPLGRWYSVTAYSDEPGYFSVLFHDITIQQKEKENLQTILESTNRFLEEEGTIDHQQLVEDMKVITGASYVAFHLFDENGKEFTTMAIAGISKNVTKASQILGFNLIGRKWAYDPVRQKKISKSTITSFQNLKELSGEMIPEAILGLLEKKFQIGQVTVINIKKKEKLIGDFTVLMAADKSFMNQEMALFYANQTGLFLDREKAMNQLRNQQDLFMAGPVFTITWSPENMDRVM, from the coding sequence ATGAGCAAGGGGAACTATTCAGATAAAGATTGGCTAATAAATTTGCCAGAAGCATACGCCTATCATCAGATTATTGTTGATCAGCAAGGAAAGCCTGTTGATTATGTCTTTTTACAGGTAAATCCTGCTTTTGAGGAAATGACTGGTTTGAGGAGGGAGGATATCCTTGGTAGGCGAGTAAGAGAGGTGATGCCAAGTATTGTTACTGGCTCCTTTAACTGGATTGATGCTTTTGGTGATGTAGCACAGACGGGAAAGAAGCAGTATTTCAAGCAGTATTCGCAACCCTTGGGCAGGTGGTATAGCGTTACGGCCTATAGCGATGAGCCCGGATACTTTTCTGTTCTTTTCCATGATATTACCATTCAGCAAAAGGAAAAAGAAAACCTACAAACGATTCTGGAGTCTACTAATCGATTTCTGGAAGAAGAAGGAACCATTGATCATCAACAATTGGTGGAAGACATGAAGGTGATTACAGGAGCATCCTATGTAGCTTTTCATTTGTTTGATGAAAATGGTAAAGAGTTTACAACCATGGCCATTGCTGGAATTTCAAAAAATGTAACGAAAGCGTCTCAAATATTAGGTTTTAATCTGATTGGCAGAAAATGGGCTTACGATCCTGTCCGTCAGAAGAAAATTAGCAAAAGTACGATCACCTCTTTTCAAAATCTAAAAGAACTTTCGGGAGAAATGATTCCTGAAGCTATTTTGGGGCTTTTGGAAAAAAAATTTCAGATTGGGCAAGTAACTGTCATTAACATAAAGAAAAAAGAAAAGTTAATCGGTGATTTTACGGTACTGATGGCAGCGGATAAATCTTTTATGAACCAAGAGATGGCATTGTTTTACGCTAATCAGACAGGGCTTTTTTTAGATAGGGAAAAGGCTATGAACCAATTGAGGAATCAACAGGATCTATTTATGGCTGGTCCTGTTTTTACGATTACCTGGAGTCCGGAAAACATGGATCGGGTGATGTGA
- a CDS encoding HD domain-containing phosphohydrolase, with the protein MKVLIAEDNRIARMTLVSFIKQMDYEPIEAEDGLKAIRLWEKEQPSIVLTDWLMPNKSGTEVTRHIRDSESNAYTYIIMITSKGDQTDLEQGFRIGVDDYLTKPVNKQELLLRMKAGERLLNLQSKDTLIFGLAKLAGLRDKETGDHLERIRIYSKILAEVLAEQEDFCQVINRRFIESIYDTSPLHDVGKVGIQDRILLKNGKLTEEEFEEMKQHTVIGQRTLLSVQENGSNSKHIQMTVSMAAEIAGSHHEKWDGSGYPLGLKGEDIPLAARIVSLADVYDALRSIRVYKEERSHEEAKAVIIKETGKHFDPRVVRAFLESEEKFFRLSNLPEKE; encoded by the coding sequence ATGAAAGTTCTTATAGCGGAAGATAATCGAATTGCCAGGATGACATTGGTTTCTTTTATTAAACAAATGGACTATGAGCCAATAGAAGCGGAGGATGGGTTGAAAGCCATCAGGTTGTGGGAAAAAGAACAGCCTTCTATTGTATTGACGGACTGGTTAATGCCTAACAAATCAGGCACAGAGGTTACAAGGCATATTAGAGATAGTGAAAGCAATGCGTACACCTATATTATTATGATCACTTCGAAGGGAGACCAGACAGATCTTGAGCAAGGATTTAGGATAGGGGTAGATGATTATCTGACAAAACCGGTGAATAAACAGGAATTGTTGTTACGCATGAAAGCAGGCGAACGGCTATTAAATCTTCAGTCAAAAGATACTTTAATTTTTGGTTTAGCAAAGCTTGCAGGCTTAAGAGATAAAGAAACCGGCGATCACCTGGAAAGGATTCGGATATATAGCAAGATACTGGCGGAGGTTCTGGCCGAGCAGGAGGATTTTTGTCAAGTGATTAATAGGCGGTTTATCGAGAGTATTTATGACACCAGCCCTCTGCATGATGTGGGAAAGGTGGGCATACAAGATAGAATATTATTAAAAAACGGAAAGTTAACAGAAGAGGAATTTGAGGAGATGAAGCAGCATACAGTGATTGGACAACGCACCTTGCTGAGTGTTCAAGAAAACGGGAGTAACAGCAAACACATCCAAATGACGGTTTCCATGGCAGCGGAAATTGCAGGATCACATCACGAAAAATGGGATGGTAGTGGGTATCCCTTAGGATTGAAGGGGGAAGACATTCCATTGGCCGCTAGAATTGTTAGCTTAGCAGATGTTTATGATGCCCTTAGAAGCATTCGTGTCTATAAAGAAGAAAGAAGTCATGAAGAAGCCAAGGCTGTCATCATCAAAGAAACAGGGAAACATTTTGATCCAAGGGTCGTTCGTGCATTTTTGGAATCGGAAGAAAAGTTTTTTAGACTCAGTAACCTTCCGGAAAAAGAATAA